One genomic segment of Centroberyx gerrardi isolate f3 chromosome 4, fCenGer3.hap1.cur.20231027, whole genome shotgun sequence includes these proteins:
- the LOC139908418 gene encoding uncharacterized protein LOC139908418: MKKDIETLIAEERADIISKYDKGRQEGVSIDPWEDADYSIYKVTDRFGFLHEEELPTPSAVEEKQKQQEIERVEKWLKMVKKWDKYRNSDKMVKRVYKGIPLQLRGQAWALLLDIEKVKQDNAGKYEKMKQQARSFSTEIKQIDLDVNRTFRNHIMFMDRFGVKQQALFHVLAAYSVYNTEVSYCQGMSQIAAILLMYLNEEDAFWALSQLLTNSKHAMHGFFIPGFPKLQRFQAHHEQILSKMLPKLKKHLDKEQMTTGIYTTKWFLQCFIDRTPFTLTLRLWDIYILEGEKILTAMAYTTLKLHKKRLLKFQLEDIREFLQEHLAASFFLPDDVVVEQLQAAMSELRSKKLNLPPPAKSEELPKKPLGQERPVLLLPLQPDSPLEAKMNLQPHNQPHTEAQQPDTITQDQTPSPGDPQDSRNLSGAHTPSMPSPDPVVVHTQAPPSPCRPPPLPPKAVDKPRSEVAAVSNVKERFPQVSQAEERRKEDTQPGDPESQEEPVDWPPPYEPPSLDALVMQTEEEILDLPDLPPPPFCYPEQSDQTPQDTETPCLEDGTGPETQQRSLSPCSAPSLRLERPTPVKPSPKRRPKPPTSLDLMQKEPRSSKPVPPHAFTSSSSRVPPPKPTKFPVSLCVPVPVGDRRPSNTSQYDNLSEAEDEDRYQERLMDLAATLPHSPGLGSTPEEIPGMYGNPPSPPMDRDYDPALYPLPPPPVFIPPSPALPRSLCALPSLPQEPEYEGEDNWVEDSIIPPPPPCFADRLAPFQCSSPNHSDTHTATSSSYSQPFSRGPRDHSAFPAPLLYTGSPPGHSRPSGQSPVGVPLVQSSPDFYRMHSGGQQLPKSVTF; this comes from the exons CAAAAACAGCAGGAGATAGAGCGGGTGGAGAAATGGCTGAAGATGGTGAAGAAGTGGGACAAGTACAGGAATAGTGATAAG ATGGTGAAGCGTGTGTATAAGGGCATCCCTCTCCAGCTAAGAGGGCAAGCCTGGGCCTTGCTCCTGGACATAGAGAAGGTCAAACAAGACAACGCCGGAAAATATGAG AAAATGAAGCAGCAGGCTCGTAGCTTCTCCACAGAGATCAAGCAAATAGACTTGGACGTCAACAGGACCTTCAGGAACCACATCATGTTCATGGACCGCTTTGGAGTCAA GCAGCAGGCGCTGTTTCATGTACTAGCAGCCTACTCTGTCTACAacaca GAGGTGAGCTACTGCCAGGGGATGAGTCAGATCGCTGCCATCCTGCTCATGTACCTGAACGAGGAAGATGCTTTCTGGGCCCTTTCCCAGCTCCTCACCAACAGCAAGCATGCCATGCACG GGTTCTTCATCCCAGGGTTTCCCAAGCTGCAGCGTTTCCAGGCCCACCATGAGCAGATCCTCTCCAAAATGCTGCCTAAGCTGAAGAAGCACCTG GACAAGGAGCAGATGACAACCGGGATTTACACCACCAAATGGTTTCTGCAGTGCTTCATTGACAGA ACCCCTTTCACCCTCACCCTGCGTTTATGGGACATCTACATATTGGAGGGGGAGAAGATACTGACCGCCATGGCTTACACAACCCTGAAATTACACAAGA AGCGTCTGCTGAAGTTTCAGTTAGAGGACATTAGGGAGTTTCTTCAGGAGCATCTGGCTGCGTCTTTCTTCCTGCCTGATGATGTGGTGGTGGAGCAGCTACAGGCTGCCATGTCTGAGCTGCGCAGTAAGAAGCTGAACCTGCCTCCTCCAG CCAAGTCAGAAGAGCTGCCAAAGAAACCTCTGGGTCAAGAGAGACCAGTTCTTCTACTGCCCCTGCAGCCTGACTCTCCTCTGGAGGCCAAGATGAATCTACAACCCCACAACCAGCCCCATACAGAGGCCCAACAGCCAGACACCATCACCCAAGACCAGACCCCTTCACCTGGGGACCCCCAGGACTCCAGAAACCTCTCTGGGGCACACACCCCTTCTATGCCTTCCCCAGACCCAGTTGtagtacacacacaagcaccacCATCTCCCTGCAGACCACCTCCATTGCCACCAAAAGCAGTGGACAAGCCCCGTTCTGAAGTAGCAGCGGTCAGTAACGTGAAGGAGAGGTTCCCACAGGTTAGCcaggctgaggagaggagaaaagaggacacCCAGCCTGGAGACCCAGAGAGCCAGGAGGAGCCTGTGGACTGGCCTCCACCCTATGAGCCCCCATCTTTGGATGCTCTTGTCATGCAGACTGAGGAGGAGATTCTGGATCTTCCCGATCTACCTCCTCCGCCATTCTGCTACCCTGAGCAGAGCGACCAAACACCCCAGGACACTGAAACACCCTGCCTAGAGGATGGGACTGGCCCAGAGACACAGCAACGCTCACTCTCCCCCTGCTCTGCTCCTTCACTGAGGTTGGAGCGTCCTACTCCGGTGAAGCCATCTCCAAAACGACGCCCAAAACCGCCCACATCCCTTGACCTCATGCAGAAGGAACCTCGTTCCTCCAAGCCCGTCCCTCCCCATGctttcacttcctcctcctccagagttCCTCCTCCCAAGCCAACCAAGttcccagtctctctctgtgtcccggTGCCTGTGGGAGACAGACGGCCCTCCAACACGTCCCAGTATGACAACCTCTCTGAGGCCGAAGACGAGGACCGCTACCAGGAGAGGCTGATGGATCTGGCAGCTACGCTTCCTCACAGCCCAGGGTTGGGCTCCACGCCTGAGGAAATTCCCGGCATGTACGGCAACCCCCCGTCGCCTCCCATGGATAGAGACTACGACCCCGCTCTgtaccccctccctccaccccctgtATTTATCCCACCATCCCCTGCTCTTCCTCGCTCGCTTTGTGCTCTCCCCAGTTTGCCTCAGGAGCCGGAATATGAAGGAGAGGACAACTGGGTGGAGGACTCCATcatcccccctcctccgcctTGTTTCGCCGACAGACTCGCTCCCTTCCAGTGTAGTTCCCCCAaccattcagacacacacacagccacctcATCCAGCTACTCTCAGCCTTTCTCTAGGGGCCCCAGGGACCATTCTGCCTTCCCAGCCCCACTGTTATACACCGGGTCTCCCCCGGGCCACTCCAGGCCCTCAGGACAGTCACCAGTAGGGGTGCCCTTGGTCCAATCCAGCCCAGATTTTTACAGGATGCACTCAGGGGGACAGCAGCTGCCCAAATCGGTGACTTTTTGA
- the spty2d1 gene encoding protein SPT2 homolog, which yields MMDFDNILSIASQNQGVSSIQTKRYSLQTGPPKKDPRVKGVNSSAVQAFLKKQALENRQKEMQMRKQKDELTAKRVELKSDRKARAMASRTKDNFRGYNGIPVVQEEPKKRRSKGEKVDEKSRYDSFDPEDDEDNFEYEQTDSEPEPEPEPLRPGKSISISGSSSSKSSIKKLGGPPKPAPPPLNFADLLKLAEKKQFEPVELKAKPVKNDERLRTADEIRELELERKAKRLDKGRDSRPERERDSKAQSSSSSFRKSTVEKEQKNGKPQKNSTEKPSLPSGSGKKSKPTLPSDKGHSSSKLSVSDRERDRPKTSHSDRDRPRTGMSSSSGALSSKVPSKGASSQVPAKQVAPRPSSGHKSSTTSDLSSKKGNSSLLQGRPGGMSGARPPSTSATGQKCQQGSSRQPRPIQGSSLKGVPTVGGHKPVKGEPLRPGSNSIVKSGSNGQMRPSSSGPPKPGSQPQARPGGSFQAKAGGVPQARPGGSGLPGRSGGGGVRPPGSAPARPGNGGPVPGRPGGSIGSGPGRPKCTVVSETISSKNFGGPRPGVPPRPGMPQRPGMAPRPGMPPRPGMPPRPGMPPRPMMRPPGTMLPPITSAYKRKYEDEEEYDSEMDDFIDDGGDDQDEISRHIKEIFGYDRSRYKEESDYALRFMESSWKDMQKEEARSLRMAVQEDLEEEKRDEEELKQKTAKRKKTK from the exons atgaTGGACTTCGACAATATCTTGTCCATTGCCTCCCAAAACCAGGGCGTCAGCAGTATACAG ACAAAGAGATATAGCTTACAAACTGGACCACCCAAAAAGGACCCAAGGGTCAAAGGTGTGAATTCTTCGGCTGTGCAGGCGTTTCTTAAGAAGCAAGCATtggagaacagacagaaag AAATGCAAATGAGGAAACAGAAGGATGAACTTACAGCCAAGAGGGTTGAGTTGAAGTCGGACCGTAAGGCACGTGCAATGGCTTCCAGAACTAAGGACAATTTCAGAGGCTACAATGGCATTCCAGTAGTACAAGAAGAACCTAAGAAGAGGAGATCGAAAGGAGAGAAGGTAGACGAAAAATCTAGGTATGACTCATTTGACCCAGAGGATGATGAGGACAATTTTGAGTATGAACAGACAGATTCCGAGCCGgaaccagagccagagccacTGAGACCGGGAAAAAGCATAAGTATTAGTGGGAGCAGTAGTAGCAAGTCCTCTATCAAAAAACTTGGTGGGCCACCCAAGCCCGCTCCACCACCCCTGAACTTTGCAGACTTACTCAAGTTGGCAGAGAAGAAGCAGTTTGAGCCAGTCGAGCTAAAAGCCAAGCCAGTGAAGAACGACGAAAGACTCCGCACAGCTGACGAGATAAGGGAATTGGAGCTGGAGCGCAAGGCCAAGAGACTGGACAAAGGGAGAGACTcaaggccagagagagagagagacagcaaggcCCAATCTAGCTCTAGCTCATTCAGAAAAAGCACTGTAGAGAAGGAACAGAAGAATGGGAAGCCACAAAAAAACTCCACAGAAAAGCCCAGTCTGCCTAGTGGGTCAGGAAAGAAGTCAAAGCCAACATTGCCAAGTGATAAAGGCCACAGTTCTTCTAAGCTCTCTGttagtgacagagaaagagatagaccGAAGACCTCTCATAGTGATCGAGACAGACCCAGGACAGGCATGTCTAGTTCTTCAGGTGCCTTAAGCAGTAAAGTCCCTTCCAAAGGGGCGTCCTCTCAGGTTCCAGCCAAGCAAGTGGCTCCCAGGCCCTCATCTGGCCACAAATCCAGCACCACAAGTGACCTTAGCTCCAAGAAGGGGAACTCATCATTACTTCAAGGAAGACCCGGAGGTATGTCTGGGGCAAGGCCTCCTAGCACGTCTGCAACAGGCCAAAAATGTCAGCAGGGGAGCTCCAGACAGCCCAGGCCCATTCAGGGCAGCTCACTGAAGGGAGTACCTACAGTTGGAGGCCACAAACCTGTAAAGGGAGAACCACTAAGGCCTGGAAGTAACTCCATAGTGAAATCAGGTAGTAATGGACAGATGAGACCTTCATCAAGTGGCCCACCCAAACCAGGGAGCCAACCTCAGGCAAGGCCCGGGGGTTCATTCCAGGCAAAAGCTGGTGGTGTCCCGCAGGCCAGGCCTGGTGGGAGCGGCCTCCCAGGTCGCTCTGGAGGTGGAGGAGTCCGGCCCCCAGGGAGCGCACCTGCTCGACCTGGGAATGGGGGACCAGTACCTGGACGGCCAGGCGGCAGCATTGGCTCAGGACCTGGGAGACCCAAGTGCACTGTGGTGTCCGAGACCATCTCATCCAAGAACTTTGGGGGACCCAGACCAGGAGTCCCTCCCCGGCCAGGCATGCCACAGAGACCTGGGATGGCTCCCAGACCAGGAATGCCACCCAGACCAGGAATGCCACCCAGACCAGGAATGCCACCCAGACCTATGATGAGACCGCCAG GTACAATGCTACCGCCAATCACCTCGGCATACAAGAGGAAatatgaggatgaggaggagtaCGACTCAGAGATGGACGATTTCATTGATGACGGAGGGGACGACCAAGATGAAATCTCCAGACACATCAAGGAAATCTTCGGCTATGATCGGTCCAG ATACAAGGAAGAGAGTGACTATGCATTAAGATTCATGGAGAGCAGCTGGAAAGACATGCAGAAAGAAGAAGCCAGGAG CCTGAGAATGGCTGTGCAAGAAgatctggaggaggagaaacgaGACGAAGAGGAGCTGAAACAGAAGACTgccaagaggaaaaaaacaaagtga
- the uevld gene encoding ubiquitin-conjugating enzyme E2 variant 3: MDLSSEKIQRILSKYKFHDVAVEELQKIHRIYPGMKPVTGTYTFSDGTQKDLLKLVGNIPVKYEGRSYNLPIQLWLMDSFPFTPPICLLRPTSNMVVREGKHVDAGGRIYLPGLHNWDYPKSSVVGLLNEMISKFEEEPPLSSKSTGDSKDPHALLAFVSNLQINEGGVRHHDQPINKVSVIGGGDLGMASVLSILAKGKVDKLVFIDVAESSTKGGSTDLEIFNLPKVEVSKDLSASAGSKVIVVTANAWSNEQSYVSVVQTNVELYRGIIPGLARLSPNAVMLIASQPVDIMTHVAWRQSGLPPTRVIGAGCNLDSERLCHVLDINLNTHKQAWVIGELSDNKVAVMSNIGLSSSQQPEIASGTSSTKPLLDRGFEMMKTRGQRSWSVGLSIADIACSVLTDKKKTHSVSTLAQGWGGISSEVFLSLPCILGTNGSTRLAGVSLGQEEDSKLRESIASLSNLMAQLRI; this comes from the exons ATGGACCTCAGCTCGGAGAAAATACAGCGGATCCTCTCAAAG TACAAATTCCACGATGTTGCTGTTGAAGAGCTGCAGAAGATCCATCGCATCTACCCTGGGATGAAACCAGTCACAGGCACTTACA CGTTCAGTGATGGCACCCAAAAAGATCTCCTAAAACTGGTTGGTAACATTCCTGTCAAATATGAAG GCCGCTCCTACAACCTTCCCATTCAGCTGTGGCTGATGGACTCCTTTCCCTTCACGCCTCCCATATGCTTGCTGAGACCCACCTCCAACATGGTCGTCAGAGAGGGCAAGCACGTCGACGCCGGAGGACGGATCTACCTGCCGGGACTGCACAACTGGGACTAT CCCAAGTCGTCCGTGGTGGGTCTGCTGAATGAGATGATCTCCAAGTTTGAGGAGGAACCTCCGCTGTCCTCAAAGAGCACAGGAGACAGCAAAGACCCCCATGCGCTTCTGGCCTTCGTCTCCAATCTCCAGATCAATGAAG GTGGGGTCAGACATCACGATCAACCGATCAACAAAGTCTCGGTTATTGGGGGAGGAGACTTAGGAATGGCGTCAGTGTTGAGCATTTTGGCGAAG GGCAAAGTGGATAAACTTGTTTTCATTGATGTCGCCGAGAGTTCTACCAAGGGCGGCAGTACAGATCTGGAGATTTTCAATCTGCCAAAGGTTGAGGTGTCCAAAG ATTTGTCGGCCTCTGCAGGTTCCAAGGTCATCGTGGTCACGGCGAACGCGTGGAGCAACGAGCAGTCGTACGTGAGCGTGGTGCAGACTAACGTAGAGCTGTACCGGGGAATCATCCCGGGCCTGGCACGCCTCAGCCCCAACGCCGTGATGCTCATCGCCTCACAGCCAG TGGACATCATGACCCATGTTGCCTGGAGACAGAGCGGCCTGCCCCCGACTCGGGTGATCGGGGCAGGATGTAACCTGGACTCGGAGCGACTTTGTCACGTCCTGGATATCAACTTGAACACTCACAAACAGGCCTGGGTCATAGGAGAGCTTTCAGACAACAAAG TTGCTGTGATGAGTAACATTGGGCTGAGCTCTAGTCAGCAGCCAGAGATCGCTTCAGGCACCAGCTCTACCAAGCCACTGTTGGACAG AGGGTTTGAAATGATGAAGACTCGAGGCCAGCGGTCATGGTCCGTGGGTCTGTCCATTGCTGACATCGCCTGCAGTGTCCTGACAGACAAGAAGAAGACCCACTCCGTCTCCACACTGGCTCAG GGCTGGGGGGGCATCAGCTCAGAGGTGTTCCTCAGCCTGCCCTGCATCCTGGGAACAAACGGTTCCACACGTCTAGCCGGAGTGTCTTTGGGACAGGAGGAAGACTCCAAACTGAGGGAAAGTATCGCCTCCCTCTCTAACCTCATGGCTCAGCTTAGGATATGA